In the Prochlorococcus sp. MIT 1307 genome, one interval contains:
- the cbiE gene encoding precorrin-6y C5,15-methyltransferase (decarboxylating) subunit CbiE, which translates to MQKKTNQINKVENLIHVIGTDASGPEKLPKYLQELILSTKKIAAPKRILKIIPQWWSNSTKKPLPECIASDSPSELINWLKKQGDQVIVLASGDPLWFGIGRCLVESLPGNRLVFHPSITSMQLAFARLGIPWQNASWISLHGRDAAPLAKRLQERPESLAILTNPTNEGAKEVRQYLHASGLEESYALWICEQLGHPQERIQRVMPKDELAPDLHPLHIVILLEEKPSPPTPESLPLFGIEDGIFLQHDDSPGLMTKREIRVQLIADLELPKEGVLWDIGAGVGSIGLEALRLRPKLKLLAIEKRIGASSLIQANAKRLFVQPAAVIESEALKVITNREIPEDLCNPQRVVLGGGGIHREKLLEVVLKLLPKGGIVLIPFVTLEAMSELTRTLKDSSCELTISQHQSWRGVPLASGTRLSPTNPVFILKGKVL; encoded by the coding sequence ATGCAAAAGAAAACAAATCAAATCAATAAAGTTGAAAATCTGATACATGTCATCGGCACTGATGCATCAGGTCCAGAAAAACTCCCCAAGTACCTCCAGGAATTAATTCTCTCAACGAAAAAAATCGCAGCCCCAAAAAGAATTTTAAAAATTATCCCTCAATGGTGGAGCAATTCAACTAAGAAACCCCTTCCTGAGTGCATCGCAAGTGATAGCCCATCTGAGTTAATTAACTGGTTAAAAAAACAGGGTGATCAAGTCATAGTGCTAGCTAGTGGCGACCCTCTTTGGTTTGGTATAGGCAGATGTCTAGTTGAATCTTTACCTGGCAATCGTCTCGTTTTTCACCCTTCCATAACTTCTATGCAACTAGCATTCGCTCGTTTAGGTATACCTTGGCAAAATGCAAGTTGGATTAGCCTCCATGGTCGTGACGCTGCTCCTTTAGCAAAACGTTTACAAGAAAGGCCTGAAAGCTTGGCCATACTTACTAATCCAACCAATGAGGGAGCAAAGGAAGTAAGGCAATACTTACATGCATCTGGCCTAGAAGAAAGTTATGCACTCTGGATCTGCGAGCAATTAGGACATCCACAAGAGCGTATTCAACGTGTAATGCCAAAGGATGAATTAGCCCCAGATCTTCACCCACTCCACATTGTGATTCTTCTAGAAGAAAAGCCATCACCACCAACCCCAGAAAGCCTTCCCTTATTTGGGATAGAAGATGGCATTTTTTTGCAACACGATGACAGTCCTGGGCTTATGACCAAAAGAGAAATCAGGGTTCAATTAATAGCCGACCTGGAGTTACCAAAAGAAGGAGTGCTTTGGGATATTGGCGCAGGAGTTGGAAGTATAGGGCTAGAAGCACTTCGATTAAGACCCAAACTAAAACTACTTGCTATTGAAAAACGTATAGGTGCTAGTTCATTAATTCAAGCCAATGCAAAACGCTTATTTGTCCAACCTGCTGCAGTTATCGAATCCGAAGCTCTCAAAGTGATCACTAATAGAGAGATACCAGAAGATCTGTGTAATCCCCAAAGAGTAGTTCTGGGAGGTGGAGGTATTCACCGAGAAAAACTTTTAGAAGTAGTTTTAAAACTACTTCCTAAAGGAGGAATAGTACTAATTCCTTTTGTTACGTTAGAAGCCATGTCAGAACTAACTAGAACTTTAAAAGACTCAAGTTGCGAGTTAACTATTAGTCAACATCAATCATGGCGAGGCGTCCCTCTTGCAAGTGGAACAAGGCTTTCCCCTACAAACCCGGTATTCATCCTAAAAGGAAAAGTTCTCTAA
- a CDS encoding DUF3122 domain-containing protein, which produces MNLKEVRRIKGLKNALFCFLLTIALLLQAPSITNASLLFTETDNGRLFTKSLESLRDVDYQTWQVVAYPNELDEGKLVLRIVGYPGTLRMDHPNSLVVHAGRKDWLLQDITLSNSKLVNDSREAAAEFDLSPLVNDLRNNRPLRLMLPEVFNDLPVPPYVVSEWRSLLPEKLVDGQT; this is translated from the coding sequence GTGAACCTCAAAGAAGTACGTCGGATTAAAGGGTTAAAGAATGCCTTGTTTTGTTTTTTGTTGACGATTGCATTATTGCTGCAGGCTCCATCAATAACTAATGCTTCACTTCTCTTTACTGAAACTGATAATGGCAGGTTGTTTACTAAAAGCCTGGAAAGCCTCCGGGATGTGGATTATCAAACTTGGCAGGTAGTGGCTTATCCGAATGAACTGGATGAAGGTAAGTTGGTTTTGCGAATAGTTGGTTATCCAGGCACTTTGCGGATGGATCACCCCAATTCACTTGTGGTGCATGCTGGACGTAAGGATTGGCTTTTGCAAGATATAACTTTATCTAATTCAAAACTAGTAAATGATTCACGGGAAGCGGCAGCAGAATTTGATTTATCTCCTTTGGTTAATGATTTGAGAAATAATCGTCCTTTGCGTTTGATGTTGCCAGAAGTCTTTAATGATTTACCAGTACCGCCATATGTCGTTAGTGAATGGCGTTCCTTGCTGCCCGAGAAATTAGTAGATGGCCAAACTTGA
- the ribD gene encoding bifunctional diaminohydroxyphosphoribosylaminopyrimidine deaminase/5-amino-6-(5-phosphoribosylamino)uracil reductase RibD: MAKLEDTSSPWAPWMRRALQLAALAEGCTSPNPLVGAVVLDPNGKLIGEGFHVRAGMPHAEIDALAQAGVKAKGGTLVVTLEPCCHQGRTPPCTEAILDSGILRVVVALQDPDPRVAGKGISRLREAGLEVITELLEQEAANQNREFIFRVRNGRPWGILKWAMSSDGRIGLPNGESQWISGTKAREWVHCLRAKCDAVIIGGGTLRSDDPLLTSRGLSDPEPLRVVLTRSLDLPAEAQLWNTAKAKTVIAHGPNSVQECLKKLPEGLDRMSLNEADPLVLLNELAERGCNRVLWECGPTLATTAIQKGCVQELAIVMAPKLLGGITSMSPLSDLGFTSMNQVLLLKSGSMHRLGGDWLLNVLLPEMKC; the protein is encoded by the coding sequence ATGGCCAAACTTGAAGATACTTCTTCTCCTTGGGCGCCTTGGATGCGCCGAGCTCTTCAGCTGGCGGCACTTGCAGAGGGATGTACTAGTCCTAATCCATTAGTAGGCGCTGTTGTTCTTGATCCAAACGGGAAATTGATTGGAGAAGGGTTTCATGTTCGAGCTGGGATGCCTCATGCGGAGATTGATGCTTTGGCTCAGGCTGGCGTAAAGGCAAAAGGAGGTACTTTGGTTGTAACGCTTGAGCCTTGTTGTCATCAAGGAAGAACTCCTCCTTGTACAGAGGCGATTTTGGATTCTGGGATATTGAGAGTTGTGGTTGCATTACAAGATCCAGATCCACGTGTTGCAGGGAAGGGAATCTCACGACTACGTGAGGCAGGCCTTGAAGTTATTACAGAATTACTTGAGCAAGAAGCAGCTAATCAGAACCGGGAATTTATTTTTAGAGTTAGGAATGGAAGACCTTGGGGCATCCTTAAGTGGGCTATGAGTTCGGATGGGCGAATAGGACTTCCCAATGGTGAGAGTCAATGGATCAGTGGAACAAAAGCACGTGAATGGGTTCATTGTCTTCGGGCGAAATGTGACGCTGTGATTATTGGTGGTGGAACTCTTCGATCTGACGACCCTTTGTTAACAAGTAGAGGTTTGTCTGATCCGGAGCCTCTTCGTGTAGTGCTTACTCGAAGCCTTGATTTGCCTGCTGAAGCCCAGCTTTGGAATACAGCCAAAGCTAAAACTGTTATTGCTCATGGGCCTAATTCTGTCCAAGAGTGTTTAAAAAAATTGCCAGAGGGATTAGATCGGATGTCTCTGAATGAGGCTGACCCTCTTGTATTACTAAATGAATTAGCAGAAAGAGGCTGTAACCGTGTGCTTTGGGAGTGTGGCCCAACTTTGGCAACAACTGCGATTCAAAAGGGCTGTGTTCAGGAGTTGGCAATAGTGATGGCTCCCAAATTATTAGGAGGAATTACTTCGATGAGCCCCTTGTCTGATTTAGGGTTTACCTCAATGAATCAGGTATTGCTTTTAAAGTCTGGTTCAATGCATAGACTTGGTGGAGATTGGCTTTTGAACGTGCTTCTCCCAGAGATGAAATGTTGA